TGTCGGGGAAGACGCACGTCTCACCGGCCGATGTCATGTTGCAGAACACGTACACCGCATCATCGCCCATTCCAAGGTTCGGATCAATCCAGTACCAACCTACCAATCGGATGTACGCAGTGGGATTAGTAGAGAACATCTGTCGTCGATTTCCCCTCTGGAACTTACCATCCTTGAACTGAGGATGTCCGTAGTGCAGATCGCGACACGTCCTGGCCGGATTCTCGCGCGTACCGACCGGTTTACGGATCCGGTCCAGCTCCTGGCGCATCGAGTAGATCGAGCTGTACATATCCATGTACTTGGGCCCAAGATCGGATGATTTGGCTTTggacttcttctttttcttcttccttggtTCCACTTTAAGCAGTTCCTCGTCGAAATCGTCCAGCTCATTGTCCAGCTCACCATCGGGACCGTCTCCAGCGTCACGCTTCATTCGATCCTCGCCCTTCGTAAGCGTGAACTCGTTCATGCGGAATAGAAGCTCCGGTGGGATGAGTGGTCCATCGGccggtggtcctggtgggCCAGGTGGACCAGGTGGTCCCGGATCGCCTCGCAATCCGGCCACACCATCCGTTCCCTTCGGACCCGTCGGGCCATCGTGCCCGGGAGGTCCTTGAGGGCCATCGTTACCCTTCGGTCCGAGCGGACCCAGCGGTCCTAGTTCGCCTTTCGATCCTTCCGAACCGGGAGTACCGCGGATACCTTTGTCGCCTTTCTCACCAGCGTCACCCTTCAGTCCGACGAGGCCAAGTTCGCCCCGATGTCCTTTCACTCCGCGGCGACCACGATCACCTTTAGGACCTTTGGCGCCAACTTCTCCGGCCTTGCCAGGAGCTCCCGCATCACCAGGTTTACCGACGGGGCCGATTTCTCCCTGTAATTCATTGTCGATTAATCGAAGACAATCTTATGCATTCCAGGAGTTCCAGCCAGCTAACTTACCGATGGTCCAGGAGATCCTCGCAATCCCGGTGATCCCTGCGTGCCCGGCATTCCCTGTGGACCGGTAAGACCGATGTTGCCCTGAGGTCCAGGCAGTCCACGGTCACCCTTCTCACCAGCCACACCGGTCGTACCTTGTGCTCCGGCTGGACCTTCCGGGCCAACCTTCCCAGGAGGTCCCAATTCACCCGGCGGTCCCGGTGGTCCGATTTCTCCCGGTGTTCCTGGTTCTCCCTGCTTcccatcgtcaccatcctTCCCGATCTCTCCCTTCGGTCCGACCAGTCCCGGCTCACCTGGACTGCCCGGGAATCCGGGTGGACCAGCGACACCCTTCGCTCCTTCCGGTCCTGGCAGGCCACGCTTACCGGGTGGTCCCGGAACACCGGATTTGCCTTCTTCACCTTTCGGTCCGATGGCACCCTTCTCGCCTTCCTTGCCTTCCGGTCCGATTGGTCCCGGTGGCCCTTGTGGACCTGCTTCGCCGGCTATTCCCTGTGGTCCCGGTGATCCCGCCGCCCCAGGACTTCCTTCCGCACCTCGTGGTCCTCGACGACCTGGTTCCCCAGGCGGACCGGCCGGTCCTACTGGCCCAACtggaccatcatcaccacgatcACCCTTCATGCCAGACGGACCGGGCATTCCTTGTGGTCCAGCTGGGCCCGGTGATCCGGGCAGTCCTGTTGGGCCATCCTCTCCCTTCGGTCCATTGCGTCCCATCTCGCCCGGTGGCCCTTTTTCGCCCTGAGCTCCAACTGCACCCGGCTCACCGCGGCTACCTTGAGATCCAGGGGATCCAACTGGTCCCTAGAGAGATTGAAAATAGGTCATGTCAGTAACCTGGTCGCAAGGATATCTACTGCGATTTTCGAACGTTCGACAACTCCAATTCAATGCCATGCCATTGCTGCTTTCAGATCGCGTGGCTCAAAAGCTAAAACCTTAAAAAGAATGAAAGTTAGTTTAACATAACTTTGTTGTAGTGacgaacaagagagagaggcatgcATCCCTGGCATCGCATCAGCCGGCAGTTACGGTGATGTTGTTGAGAATGAACAACATTTGGgattaaaattgttttactttttaaaaaaaacatgttagAATTTATCACATTGTTTTGTGCAGAAGCTAGTCTCAGAAGATTTGCCACCTGAAGCGTATTTGACATTGGCATCTCCACCTCAGTACAGATATGTTTTGTCTGTTACTAAGCTACGGTAGCTGTGGGCAATACTAGCGTAGTTACCAATAACACATAGTTGCGATAGAAATTTAATAGATAATTCTTCTAGTTTACCTCAACGAGTGCGCATGTGTTTTTCTGTAACTCTGGGTTATTAATCAACTCGAATTCACCGTTTGAAAACCACTATGTGATGATCATCCTCGATGATTCGAGTGAATTTTTCGAAAACgtaaaccataaaaaaattatattcAAGTGAACTTTTCTCGAACGTTCGACAACCACAATACCGTTCCTAATTTCTCGATTCTTCCATCGCCTTCATCGGACTTACCGCTTCACCTTGAGCTCCCTTGAAGCCTTTCTCTCCCGGTGGTCCCATGTCTCCCTTGTCGCCATCTTCTCCTGGTGGTCCCACTGGTCCGGGGGCTCCTGCTAAACCACGCTGTCCCGGCAATCCGTCACGTCCAATCGGACCGACCAGGCCTTGCTCACCGCGATCCCCTTTCGATCCTGATGGTCCCGCTGGACCTGGTGGGCCCGGCCTTCCTTCCGGACCCGGTGGTCCCTCCCGACCCGGTTCTCCCGGTTGTCCTTTATCGCCGATCGGTCCCATCAGCCCGGGAATGCCAAGTTCTCCCTTGAGACCCGGCATACCAGGCATACCCATCATACCGCGCTCTCCGGGGAATCCGGGCAATCCTTGGCCACCCTGAGGTCCGTTCTTTCCCGGTGGTCCCGGCAGTCCAGGCTGACCCTCCTTGCCGGTATCTCCCGGCACTCCCGGCTCTCCTGGCAGTCCCGGAAGTCCCGGTATGCCGGGCTCCCCAACTGGGCCAACTTCTCCCGAATATCCTCGTGGTCCCACTACTCCTGGAGAACCGATTGGTCCCGGATTTCCATTCTCTCCCTGTGGAAGACATCGATGAGGATGGGGAATAGTCCGGCAGGGTTGACTCGATGAACACTGGTACCTACCGGTGGTCCACGTTCGCCCGAAGTTCCTGGAGGTCCATCCTTGCCATTATTGCCTGGTGGCCCTGGTAGGCCGATGAATCCACGCGGACCTTCCGGACCTTGCATTCCGATTTCGCCTTGGGCACCAGGTGATCCTGGCTGGCCAGTGTCTCCTTTTGGCCCTGTAGTACCGTCGGCTCCTCGTCTGCCCCGTGGTCCTCGGAAGCCCTATCAAGTGTGGTTGAAGGTGTAGTTGACAATCCAAGAAAGAAGTCTTCGATCCTGCTCTACTTACCCTTGGTCCGACTTCTCCACGTTCTCCTTGAAGTCCCGTGTTTCCCTGGAATGGATAGAAGAATGCAACGAGAAATCGATCAGAACAGTTGCCTCGGATCAGATCCCATCGTCAGATACTACACTTactctttctcctttctctcccGGTAGACCGGCCATACCGAAGGATCCCTTGTCTCCTTTATCGCCCGGTGGTCCAGGGTATCCCGGGAATCCCTGCACGCCCTGCTTTCCTTTATCGCCGGTAAGCCCCATCATGCCGGTTTCTCCTCGTTGACCTTCGAAGCCCTTCGGTCCTTCCGGACCTTCGGATCCGGCCGCACCGGTCGCACCGAGGAGGCCCCGCTCTCCCGGTGGCCCCATATCGCCCTTATCCCCGTCATGTCCTTGCTCGCCCTTCTCTCCCTTATCACCGGCAGCGCCACGCTCCCCATCATCACCCTTCGGTCCACGGTTGCCCGGGAATCCGATCGGTCCTTGCACTCCCTGTGGTCCAACGTCTCCCTTTGGTCCGGCAATACCGGGATTACCCTCACGTCCCATTTGTCCATCGGCACCAGGCAGTCCGGGTAGACCGGTCTTACCGTGCGGACCGGGAATGCCCGGAGGTCCCAACATTCCCTGAGGTCCCGGCGAACCTACCGGCCCTTGCGAACCGGTCTGGCCTGGTGAGCCTGGCTGTCCTTGAGGGCCCGGGTTGCCCTTCGATCCGGGGACACCTTCCGAACCGGGAAGTCCCGGATTGCCGGACGGTCCCGGAAAGCCCCGCGGTCCCGTAAATCCTCGTGGTCCGAGCTCCCCGGTCAGTCCGGGCAGTCCCGGTGGACCATCCTCACCCTGGGCACCGTCATGACCTTGACTGCCTTTCTCACCCGCCTGACCTTGCCGACCGCGTTCACCCTTTTCGCCGGGGAACCCGGGAAGTCCGATAGGTCCTTGCTCTCCCTTGACGCCTTGCAGACCGGTGGCACCACGTTCACCGTCACGCCCAGAGCGTCCACGTCGACCCATAGGTCCCTTTGGTCCAACCACTCCCCGAGGTCCCATCGGTCCCTATGGGTTAAGATCGAACTGAAATGAGATCGTCCTAGCTGTGACAAGCTATCGGTTCTTACCGGTTCGCCAGTATCACCCGGTTCTCCCTTGACACCCTCCGGTCCGGGTGGTCCAACTGCTCCAGGAACGCCAGTCAAGCCCATCGGTCCATCGGCACCTCGCATCGCCGTCATGTGCTGGGACAGCATCTGGCGAAGTGCTTCCGCCTGCGAGTCCGGTCCTTTCTCGTTACCGGCCGACACTAGCGGCATCATAAAGACGTGCCCCGGTGGTCCGGATGGGCCCGATTGGCCCGCCAATCCATCACGTCCCGGTTCTCCTTTCGGGCCCGGTTCTCCCGGTGGTCCGCGCGGTCCACGGATAGTCTTCACACCGCCAACGATGCTCACCCTGGATTGTGCTGGAAAGCCCACGGAACGATCCTATATACGAAAGTTAGAAAGGTCCTTTTGGTGCCACGTCGTTGCAAACCGCATATCTTacctcatcatcttcctcatgCTCCAGTCTGAATCCTGGATCCGTTCGATTCGTTCCACCAGTTCGCCCTGCTGGTGGTCCACTAGGGGAAGGACGCCGATCACCGCCGGCGGATGCATCATACTCCGGATCAGGCAGTGGCAGCACCGGACGACGCTGATCGTACGAATCCACCGATGGATGTCGCTCGTCGGTGCCTCGATTTTCGGTCCGGTTCTTCGCAGACCCATCCACACGGCCATGGATATCGCCACCAAACTCCAGGTTGGTGTAGTATTCATCTTCCTCACCGATCAGAGAAAAGCCCGAACCCTCGCCATTACCGTCCAGATCGACAAACTCACGATCTCCCACGAACTGGCGGGCACTCGGACCGCCAGTGATCGAAACCGACTCGCGCAACACCTGATCCCGGATGTTGGATGCACCTTGACCCCTGGTGGCCGATGCTGATGAGgatgtcgacgacgaggaggaagaggaggaagaggaggatgatcgatcaccaccacgtccagtgctggtctggtgtgtgcgtgttacgGTCACCGTTTGTCCCGAGGAACCATCCACAACCCTCGTTGTAGTTGTCGACGAGGAGTGCCTCGAAACGCTGCCCGTTCCTCCGGCACAGCTCGGTGCGTACTTGGTACAGACATGGTACGCCTCGTCCGGTGTGTTCGCGATCATTAACAGTTGCAGATCCCCCTAGAACATACCGAGGAGGTCTAACTGGTGCTTCCCTATAACGGGCGCTCGCCACTTCCAAACACTTACCGTAAAGAATCCGGCCTCTTCGTTCAACTGCATTCCGGTCAGGATGAGTCCATCGGTCGACAGCTGTACGCCGGAGCGGCGGTTCAATGCTCGCGTTATTTGTCGATCGCAGTCAACGATCAGTGTGACGGAGTTACCCTTAACGCTGAACCCTAACCGATGCCACTCGCCATCGTCGATGCTTACGCCGAAGCTGATCATGTTCTGGTACTGATCCTGCTCATCGTCCTCCGGATTACCGTCGTAGTAGTACAGTGCGACATCGCGacccaccatcagcatcagtgtTTCCTCCGACTCGGAGGAGTATACCGCAAACAGGGGCACCCTTTCGAGGCCACGATTGGCGCGCAATGCCACGAGCAACGAAAAGTCGATCGGAAATCCCTCGGGAAAGCTACTCATCGTTGCGATGCTCAGCACCGTGTCCTGGTTGAGGTTGTAGGCTAGATGCTGATGCGTTTGATAGGCGTTCCGAGTGCCGTTACACATGCCCGTCGATGGTGAGATGCCCGATGGTAACGCTGGCATTCCGAACTGTTCGATCATGTCGACCAAACCGTCTATTTTGGGGCATAATTGGACGAAGAATTTTATAAACTGCATTTCTGAATGTTCAGTAGGCGCGTTGTTAGAAAACTTTAGTTAAGTtttgatttatatttaatCCTATATTTATCTCATATTACTGTACGGCATATTTTATTGAAGAACGACATGTGATAAAGAGACATAGTGAAACGAAATAGTATATCTTACATCTAATCTTGTGCCTGAAGCGCAGAAACTTTTAAATAAGCATCGAATGAATTTCTTTGGAAAAGTGAATTACGTTTATCAAGGAAATAACTTCAAGGTTTAAATCAAGTAGTTAATAAATCCAGGTTTAGTCAATTTCGAATTATGAGAATTATAAGAagtttattttcaattatggAAAATTAGAAAGCGAATTAAGAGTTTTCCCTAGCCAATGAATCGCTTTTAATTTCCCTCTCAAGGCAAAGGAACAAGTTGAAGGGGATAGTTGGGATGAGCAGATTTACTTTTGACAGCCCGGTCTGATGAACACGATTAATCGCTCAATTTAGGTTACAATTGACAGATCTTCCTCCATTAGATAGTGACCAGGGTAATAGGACAAGCTAAAACAATGTAGCAAAAACTTATTGCTCGTTCACTAGCGTCCGCCTCCTGTAGCGCGACTCCTTCAACTGCAAATTCCATGCAAACCCACGACAAGCCAGCCCCACGGCACTGGACACCACCGTGGGAGATGATTTAAAACCCATAAATTTCCATAAGCCTTGCACCGCTTCCCATTCGTGAACGGCCCAACTACCGATGCGGTCCCTTGTCACAGATTAAGAACTGGTTCATTTCATGtgcagttgcagctgcagcatacCAGCGAACATCCGAAAACAATCGCCAAAGGGGTGTCAGCATGTGATGTGTAGCATGATTATCATTATGACAACCTCTCCACCGACCACGGCATCCGCGCGGTAGTGTAATGTAATCGGATGGTGATTACTCGCATAAATCGTGTCGCGGATTGTCACGTtggaccatcaccatccgtaCTTACCCATTCGGCCGAGACCGGGATCGGCGGCAGCTGCAAACACCATCAAGCCACCAGCGATGATGGCAACCAACGCGGCACCCGTTACTTCACTTAACCCACCAGCGTACCATGATGGCCTACTGATCGTCGCCgccttcttcatcgtcgtcgtcgtcgtcgtcgtcgtcatcgtcgccatcttcGATCGCTGAAGATAGCGCTTCCATCGTTTGCCTCGATGGTGAGGCAAACGTGGCTGGGTCTGGTGCATCGCTAGATCGCTAGATTCCAGCGATTCACCCGCGGGCGCGCTATTTAAAACGTTTGAACtacacttcttcttccacttctgcTCACTTCTGGCCACACGGAAACGCTCCTGCACATTTGCTGCTCGCAAATGTTCGCGCCGGCCAATGGGATGgctaatcacacacacactctaagCTCCCTTCTCACTTCCGGTGTCGGATGATTTCACTGTGCGGAGTAGGAGTTGAAAACACAAATTTCGATTAACCAAAGTCTTACTCTACCACTGACTTCACTGAAAGAAATCAATTAGCCTCTAATGAAACGACCCGAATGTCGGCCATTCGGAGAGGAGTTGCCAACAGAACTGGGCCACTTCCTAGTGTGTCTTGCTCCAGTTCTGTCTTAGGTTTTTGGTGGACCGACGGTTCGTTTCTCGCTTTATCTAACATCGCACTCACACTCGACTGAGCTACTCGATCCCCAATCCTGAGACCTGCGTTTCAGACcacaacagccagccagccagccagccagctagccagccaatCCGGCATTAGAAGCACGCGTGTGGCGGACACTGTTGAGGATGCtgttatcagcagcaacgagacACAGAAATAGCACAAGCACAGCAACGCAACCGCTTTTTGGGGCAAACTAGctcggccccaaaaaccagcctAGTCGATCCCGTCCGATCCGACCTAGTGCTTGATAAGCGAAAGCGTGGTCTTCAAGACTTGAAGGTTCGCGTTGTGACCGCCTACCAGGTCACTACTTCCACTGGACAGTATTCGACTAGATtcaccgactgactgactggatCTTCGGGAGAAGTTGCAAGTGCTGCAAGGTACACCGGCTTAGAATTGCTTCGATAACTTACTTGTCACGGCGCACTGGCGAGACCCAATTTGGAGCGAACGATCCGCGCGCCACGAGCTACGATCACCGACTGATCGGTGGCCGCGCTGTGCCGTGGCTTTTTGGATCGGCCGGCTTTGGCCGTGGCCCAGCTTGAAGATGAAGCGTTCTGATGCGTGGTCGTCGACCATCTCCGTCAACCAGTGTGGCTGTAGAAGTGATTACTGCGGATAGTCGATAGCCACTGTTGTCAccagtggttttttttttttttttgggggcgtttggggccaacgacaacgacagtgGCGGCCGATGTGTGAAGTAACTTCTGGTGAAAGAGTACCCACCGATATGAGTGTCGTGAACTTCTTGCGGCCACAAGAACGGTCTAGAAGTTAGTCTTTTGGtcgatttttgtttcaattttgattATCAATTCTTTTTTCTCATTCCCTCCAGCAACATATCTTGAGCAACTTCGCAACACGGGCCGCGAGAAATGAAGGCGTATTAATCTAGAATGCAATCTCCCGGCACCGTACACGCACTGACACTGACCGCGCTATTCGGAGCGCGCTGGGCGGCACTCTGGGCGTTTGGAAAATCTATTAAAATATTCCGCAACAACGCACGGCACGGATTTAGCTAGCTCCCCGCGGCACCGCACTGCGAGCATGGTCAAAGTAATTTGTGACTGGGTGATGGCTTCTAATGCGTTTAGCAGATAGCATTCTCCTTCCCTTCATTGCCACCAGCACGACCAGCACcgggcggcgacgacgacgttcgatTAGCGAACTTGTGTATCGCATAGCATACTGGTTCCTGATTTCTTACCATCTCAATATTGACGATCCACACACTCCACACGAGAACCAAACAAAAGCTGCAGTAGAAAGGAGGTGGCAGCACAGATATCTGAGGCATCTGCGCCGCGCCGGTAATCTCACTCCGCCGGGAGGGAAAGGGCGGCCACTATTTGTTTAAGCGAAACATCACGCACCGAAGAAGCGATTTAGCGCGACTTTCCGGGGACCAGCGAGTTGGGATGAATCGGCGCACGGCCCTTCCCTTAGTATCCCTTAGTATCCACGTCACAGGGCATGGAAAGTGAGCAAAATCCGTCAAATCCCTTCGGCAAGGGTCATGGCAATCCATGACCGACCAGCGAATACACGGGACGTCCTGTAtatgcatgcgtgtgtgtgtgtgtgtgtctgtatgtgtgatcGTTGGAAGTGACCGTAGATGGGTGCACAGACTCATGAGCTTCGCGACATGACATGACATGGTGGTGTGATACtggacgtgctgctgctgctgctgctggcggtacCGGTGACGACCGATAGCGGCACGAGAAATGGCAGATGACAATTCCATTAGCGAGCGCACCATTCGTcgcgccccccctccccccgggtcgCACCATACCAGGATTCCCTGGTGTTCGACGGAACACGATACCGGCGATACGGCCAGCCGCGCGCACACTATATTCTATTCATCCATTTTGAATATTCATCGAGTGTGATTTTGTGCCGACCGTGTCCTGAGAGCCTTTTCCCACTCCACACCACGGCAAACGAGGTACGAGGTCctttagtttcctttttctcgctgAAAgtactccctccccccccccccccttcctttgcTTCCGGTTCCATTTCGCATGCCGCTGGCGTGGCAACCGCGGTTACTATGCATGCTACCTGGTAACCGAGGCCGTATCATCAATATCTTTGCGCGTTCGCGAGAGTGTCCCCGTGTGCCGGTGAAACGTGTGACAAATTGTTTACCTTTGATGTGGCGCTTACCGGTCCCAGCCTCACATCATTAGTTGTAGCATGGAAAGGGATCGCGGATGGTGCCCGTGTCTCCCTGGTCCCATTTTGAGGTAGTGTACGAGGGTGCACTGGCTCTCTACCGTCGATCGTCTCACCGTAAGGATGTGCTTTTTACTCCtgtcgctgctggtgatgcctATTAGTATTAGTTGGTGGCACTTTTCAGCAGACAAGTCCTgttatctatttttttttttacaaaatataTTGAATAATGTTTTGTGCAATCATGGTATAATTCATGCAAGTGGATTTACCACATTTTTAGCCGCatacttttgctcaatttaaCCAAAAACCAGACAGACAATATCCCCAAGTGGAATGGATGGGACTCTAGGAGGATAGACGAGTTCTCTTTCACCGGTTCCATCAATGGCTTACTTCCCCACAATCGACAATCGGTTCCGAAGGACACATTTTGCGGGCACAACACTTTCCATAGATTGCCTGCTTCCACTCCAAAAATCTACTCCACCCCGCCCCATCCTCCCGTATCTGATCATTGGTCTgagattttcccatccaatcCCGCCCCTCCGTTTCCGAGGTTCCTCCGCCCCGGGAAAATAAAAAGGGAAGCCTACGAAGTAATGACATTGGCAGAAAATTCAATCCCGTGCAGCCAGTGACAGTGGGCCCGCGCCCTACCGCCTGGATGCCTGGGTATAGAGTCGCTACCGCTGTAGCGGATGGCACGACACACGAGATGAGATTGATTGTGGAGCGCTCTAGACTCTAGCGACTGCCACCGGATCGgaatttttggggagggagcTTTTGAAAGATGATCCCACGGCGACGGAACACTATGGTACCAACCGAATGGTTTCCAATTGAAATATTgatgtaaaataaataatcgatATGTAATAGGAGCGAGGCAGCAGATTGTGGAGTTCTTCTTCTTACTGGCCCCGGGCCAGAGAGAATGGTGGTCATGAGATATGGGGGTCCGTGGTTTTGGTGGATGGACGACGATTGATTGCGATTGGATCGCTTTACTGCTGAATCATTCGGAATAGATAAGGGGCCATCACTAAACCCAATCCCGGGGCTGCGGACGGGAATGAGGGGAAAGAGTGCTCTAgcacaaaaacccattttgGGGCAGATAATTACCGGTTGATCAGTAATTAGGTGAGATTTTCCGTGAAGCAATCatcgaaatgggaaaatggtttactgtttttttaaaGTATGGTAGATATAGTGTTAGTGAGTTTATCGCTTTAATAAAATCGGAGCACATcggaattgatttgattgtggaatttatttgaaaatgtcAATTAATAAACAATTGATAAAAGCTCACGACTCGGTGATGCGCAACATATTCTAGCAAACATAATTTGTAGGAGATAGAATATTGTGAAACACTAGACAATCTCATAACAAgtttattattaaaaacatgaaaactcTTTTCATTCTTAGTAAGCTGTATTATT
The sequence above is a segment of the Anopheles darlingi chromosome 2, idAnoDarlMG_H_01, whole genome shotgun sequence genome. Coding sequences within it:
- the LOC125959110 gene encoding collagen alpha-1(XI) chain-like isoform X2: MHQTQPRLPHHRGKRWKRYLQRSKMATMTTTTTTTTMKKAATISRPSWYAGGLSEVTGAALVAIIAGGLMVFAAAADPGLGRMDGLVDMIEQFGMPALPSGISPSTGMCNGTRNAYQTHQHLAYNLNQDTVLSIATMSSFPEGFPIDFSLLVALRANRGLERVPLFAVYSSESEETLMLMVGRDVALYYYDGNPEDDEQDQYQNMISFGVSIDDGEWHRLGFSVKGNSVTLIVDCDRQITRALNRRSGVQLSTDGLILTGMQLNEEAGFFTGDLQLLMIANTPDEAYHVCTKYAPSCAGGTGSVSRHSSSTTTTRVVDGSSGQTVTVTRTHQTSTGRGGDRSSSSSSSSSSSSTSSSASATRGQGASNIRDQVLRESVSITGGPSARQFVGDREFVDLDGNGEGSGFSLIGEEDEYYTNLEFGGDIHGRVDGSAKNRTENRGTDERHPSVDSYDQRRPVLPLPDPEYDASAGGDRRPSPSGPPAGRTGGTNRTDPGFRLEHEEDDEDRSVGFPAQSRVSIVGGVKTIRGPRGPPGEPGPKGEPGRDGLAGQSGPSGPPGHVFMMPLVSAGNEKGPDSQAEALRQMLSQHMTAMRGADGPMGLTGVPGAVGPPGPEGVKGEPGDTGEPGPMGPRGVVGPKGPMGRRGRSGRDGERGATGLQGVKGEQGPIGLPGFPGEKGERGRQGQAGEKGSQGHDGAQGEDGPPGLPGLTGELGPRGFTGPRGFPGPSGNPGLPGSEGVPGSKGNPGPQGQPGSPGQTGSQGPVGSPGPQGMLGPPGIPGPHGKTGLPGLPGADGQMGREGNPGIAGPKGDVGPQGVQGPIGFPGNRGPKGDDGERGAAGDKGEKGEQGHDGDKGDMGPPGERGLLGATGAAGSEGPEGPKGFEGQRGETGMMGLTGDKGKQGVQGFPGYPGPPGDKGDKGSFGMAGLPGEKGERGNTGLQGERGEVGPRGFRGPRGRRGADGTTGPKGDTGQPGSPGAQGEIGMQGPEGPRGFIGLPGPPGNNGKDGPPGTSGERGPPGENGNPGPIGSPGVVGPRGYSGEVGPVGEPGIPGLPGLPGEPGVPGDTGKEGQPGLPGPPGKNGPQGGQGLPGFPGERGMMGMPGMPGLKGELGIPGLMGPIGDKGQPGEPGREGPPGPEGRPGPPGPAGPSGSKGDRGEQGLVGPIGRDGLPGQRGLAGAPGPVGPPGEDGDKGDMGPPGEKGFKGAQGEAGPVGSPGSQGSRGEPGAVGAQGEKGPPGEMGRNGPKGEDGPTGLPGSPGPAGPQGMPGPSGMKGDRGDDGPVGPVGPAGPPGEPGRRGPRGAEGSPGAAGSPGPQGIAGEAGPQGPPGPIGPEGKEGEKGAIGPKGEEGKSGVPGPPGKRGLPGPEGAKGVAGPPGFPGSPGEPGLVGPKGEIGKDGDDGKQGEPGTPGEIGPPGPPGELGPPGKVGPEGPAGAQGTTGVAGEKGDRGLPGPQGNIGLTGPQGMPGTQGSPGLRGSPGPSGEIGPVGKPGDAGAPGKAGEVGAKGPKGDRGRRGVKGHRGELGLVGLKGDAGEKGDKGIRGTPGSEGSKGELGPLGPLGPKGNDGPQGPPGHDGPTGPKGTDGVAGLRGDPGPPGPPGPPGPPADGPLIPPELLFRMNEFTLTKGEDRMKRDAGDGPDGELDNELDDFDEELLKVEPRKKKKKKSKAKSSDLGPKYMDMYSSIYSMRQELDRIRKPVGTRENPARTCRDLHYGHPQFKDGWYWIDPNLGMGDDAVYVFCNMTSAGETCVFPDIHSSQMPTIPWRKENDKTDWYSNLRGGFRISYETVGTVQMTFLRLLSQEAHQNFTYACMNSVAWYSTKDESHDNALRFLGENEIDIGYDQSKIKPTVLVDGCKTGRSKSETVFEVRTAKLQYLPIIDFYPVDYGQPNQAFGFQRTKLSNAEQFQTALLNVSPTEVTRLDNGLRVASENCGSETATVGLWIDTGSRWESEANNGVAHFLEHMAFKGTTKRSKTELELEIENKGAHLNAYTSREQTTFYAKCLSKDVPQMVEILADIIQNPTLAEADIEHERAVILREMQEVESNLKEVTFDHLHATAYQGTPLGNSILGPTRNIESISKTDLRQYMEAHYRAPRVVLAAAGGVQHDELVQLAEQQFRGLSSEIGGDVTTLSPCRFTGSEVRVRDDSLPLAHVAIAVEGCGWTNADSTPMLVANTLIGMWDRSQAGGANNASTLAVAATVGNLCHSYQSFYTCYKDTGLWGIYFVCDPLQCEDMLFNVQNEWMRLCTMITESEVERAKKQLKTQTLLLLDGTTSICEDIGRQMLSCNRRIPLHEFEHRVDRVTAQNVRDVAMKYIFDRCPAVAAVGPVENLPDYMRIRSSMYWARV